In the genome of Epinephelus lanceolatus isolate andai-2023 chromosome 18, ASM4190304v1, whole genome shotgun sequence, one region contains:
- the tnnt1 gene encoding troponin T, slow skeletal muscle — protein sequence MEKDLLELHTLIDVHFEQRKKDEEELIGLKDRIERRRSERAEIQRVRAEKEKDRQNRIAEERHRKEEEEAKRKADDDLKKKKVLSGMGANFGGFLAKAESRKGKRMTGREIKKKTLMDRRQPLGIDNMREDALKQRAQEMWNVIYQLESEKFDYMEHMKHQKYEIIVLLNRIQHAQKFKKIHGKGKVGGRWK from the exons ATGGAGAAGGACTTACTGGAGCTGCATACTCTGATTGATGTCCATTTTGAGCAGAGAAAGAAGGACGAGGAGGAACTCATCGGCCTCAAGGACCGAATC GAGCGCCGTCggtcagagagagcagagatcCAGAGGGTTCgagcagagaaggagaaggacaGGCAGAACAGGATTGcg GAGGAGCGTCacaggaaagaggaggaggaagccaAGAGGAAGGCTGATGACGACCTCAAGAAGAAGAAAGTGCTGTCTGGCATGGGAGCGAACTTTGGAGGCTTCCTGGCGAAG GCTGAGTCGAGGAAAGGCAAGCGTATGACAGGCAGAGAGATCAAGAAGAAGACGCTGATGGACAGACGGCAACCGCTAGGCATCGACAACATGAGGGAGGACGCCCTCAA GCAACGAGCACAGGAGATGTGGAATGTGATCTaccagctggagtctgagaagtTTGATTACATGGAGCACATGAAACACCAGAAATATGAG ATCATCGTGCTGCTGAACAGAATCCAACATGCTCAGAAATT TAAAAAGATCCATGGCAAAGGGAAGGTGGGCGGTCGCTGGAAGTAA